The DNA region CCAAAATTGATCACAAAATAAATGTTGTGAAAATCCCCGAAAATCAAAAGCAACAAATCCCTCTTGATTCCTTTGACACCAAATcaaaaatgcagaaaaatatCCATCCAGTATTTTGGGTCTACTCTTTTAAATCATCAGAATTAGAGATAAATAGCCAGGGGCCCGACTGTCATATGTAGCACCCAGTGACTGAGAAGGAGATCCTAAACGGCTCAACTTTCACTgaacagagagagaaaagatagaAAGATCTGCAAAACAGAGGGATAGATCTAATATAAAGAAATGAGAGAGACATCTAAGAGAGAGTAGAGAAGGAAAGATATGAAAGTGTGAGCAAAAAGAAGAATCAAGAGACAGTTACAGAGAGGTCCCAGAGCCTTCTTTTTATCCATCAAAACTTGCAGCATTAACAATAAAAGCTTTGCACAGGTGCAAGTTATTTTCAGCCCATTCAAGTTTAGTTTTCCTTTACCAGAAAAACATTTCCCACGGAAGTACTGCCAAAATGAAGCCTAAATGCGTATATGGACAACCCAACCATAATAACAAAGTATGTAAAGTTAGTTTTGAACTAACAAAAGGGAAATTTGAGGTTTCATGCAATAGCATAGCAGAGCCATTTGAGATCATAAAATTCATCTACATTTTACtctgatattaaaaaaaaaccatgataTAATGTGTCATCTCCTTCTAACACACAAGCACAGTTCGCGCCAGCTATAGCTTAAATCAATAACAATTGATATTTCTCATTGAATGGTAAATATTTCTCCACCAACCATAGTCACTTCACTATCTCTATAAGAAACTATCAGCACCTTCTAACATCAAATCTTTGCCACTTAAGAAAATTATAGGATGAGATTATGATGCTTATCGAAGAAACAAAAGCTAATTACTAAATACAGGCAAAATGACTTTGATCATGGAAGCAAGTACATAGTATATATCATGATATCATCAGAAAATGTCCTCTATCAATTATATTTTACGATACTTAACCAAAACAATTTATTGTAACTTACTTGGATTCCTGTGATTTGCTGATGAGAACATAATTTGCACCATCGGGAAGTCTATCTGCTGCAGTTGGAGACATATTGGACCGAGCAGCAGTCTTTCGTAATTGTGCATGGGATTCTGCTTCTCGCTTAAACAACCTAACCAGCTCTTGGAGCTCTAATTTTCTCATTTCAACATCCTCTTGAATAATGGGGCTTTTCAACCCAAGGTACAGCAACCCAATGGCAATTAACACAATTCCTAGCAAGAAGAGGATGCcagaaaatataagaaatgcATATGGAGACCCGTCAGCTCCAGGCATGCCATCAACATTTATCCCAAAAAGGCCAGTAATGATGGAAAGAACAAGGCCACATCCCCCAAAAACTCCTAAATTATGCGTAACAGTGAGGCTTCTGTCCTACAATTAGAATTACGACATATTGTAAGGAAACAATTATATGTAGATGAATAATTAGAGAGAgcgggagagagagagagcaagaaatTTCAACATTGGCTAAACAATGCTTTAATTAAGTGACACTGGAAGGAGAAATCACTCCCCAACTCACTATAAGTGTGTGTTGTTTGCATGCTATACTGTAAAAGACAGTGGTGTGTCTGCATTTGGAATGTCCTTCAACTTTGACCATTCAACTCTATGGTATTAGTCCATAACCAGCAGATTTTTCTCTTGAACTCTTCAAACAGTTGAGGAAATGAAAAGATAACAAACGAAAATATTGAGACAATGATGTCATTAAGTTTTTATAACACAAATTTCTATTTCCAGATGCAACTATCCTTGAAACGGCCTTGGATTCAGGAACTATCAATGAGATGTTACCCCATCAACAAAAACTTTGAACATGTACTGTTTCAAATAATTATCCAAATTACtaacaatttattttcctttcaaaatattttacaactgCAATTTTTTTAACCCAACTAAAATCTAATGTCACTGAACTATTTAACTTccaaaataatatattgattTCTCAACTATATGTCACAGCTAAAAGCCTAAAAGTAAACAATTTTAATATGGTcaagaatatttttttctcaaaagcAACATGGAATTAACATTACTGCATTCTTATGCAATAAAACATTGCAGCTACTTGGATGGGCAAAGTCAAAAAGGATTTCTATGACATGATGGTTAAGAGAACTTGACAATAAAATTTTTGGGTGTCTGCTTAAGCATATGTGAACCTGCAACCATGCACGGACTGTGCTCTGCATGACATCTTGAATGGTAAATAAGCGTCCACGAACTGCTTCCTGCTCTTCAATCATTTCCCTGGTGCTCTTTCTCATTCCTTCTAGCAAGCCCCTTGTTGTATTGCCTCGCAAATGTACAAGAAGCTCAAACACAATTTCCTCTCTTGCATGGAGTGACCATTTCACCCTGATAACCTGCAAGATAAATtataggaaagaaaataaattgaaattctataTCATTACTGGACAAGTCAACAAACAGAATACTTCCCATGTTGGACTACAGAAAATGAACTTGTATGCTTGTGCTAAACTAAAACTATTCTAATCTGCTCACTTTTATTTTCcaaacaaaaggagaaaaagttctagagaaagtaaaagaaaaggatATATAACATGTGGTGGCCTGCCCAAAGTACTCAATGGCCTTTGAGGTTGGGCtcccaatttatttgtttagagTGGGTAAAGAGTTTCCTACTTTGGGTAAATCCCTTTGGGGCTAACCTAACAGCCCAAGTGAAGGAGTTTGAGACCCAACTTGAATCTTATCCCCCTGTTTGTGTGTTTCCTGTGGAGTCTCGGGCTATGTACCGAGCTTCCTTCTCTTtaattgtctctctctctctctttgcttcTCGTgtatcactctctctctcccagaTTTGCGAACCCCCTCCCACACCATCTCTTCCCCTTTTTATAGCCTTCCCTTAGTGCATTTGTCATCATGAGTGATGGTTTTTCCCAAACAGGTGGGCCCCATTCTGACCTATATTCTTGATCGGATGGGACCCGCTGCACATTTCTGAATTGACTCCATTGGAACTTGTGCCAACCTCCAAATTCATGTTCGGCAGGCAGATATCCCCAAGGCACTATGTCTCATTCTTGGCGATATCTTGTGGCAGTTGGTTTGGACTATGCTATGCTCAGgcctttcttcacttgttcgGTACATCTCGGGTGGGCCTTGACCTTGCGCCGGTATTTGATTTATGGACCGTACAACACAAATAAGGCAAAATGATACTTTAAATAACAGAAACAccttaaatataaataaaataaaaaataaaacccccCAAGTCAACCTTTTTGCCTGGCAGATTAACTCAACCATCAATCAACTTCATATACATTAAGTGTAAACTAGAATATGCGCATGTTAGTTGCAGCATTTCAAAAGATTCATGATATTCAATCCTTGAGAGAAAGTTAACAAGTAATGTTTCCCATTCCTAAACAACCTATTAAAATCTTTAATTTCCTCAGAGCATTGGACATGCTATTATCTCACAGTTCTAAAATCCGAAGTGAACTGTAATTCGATCTGTCTCTTAAACAAAAAGACATCCTACTAAAATACATGGACAAGCAAGTTCTAGACTTGTCTATCACCTGAAAAATGTGTTGTCAAGTTGTCATATACTCAGCAAGATCAATTCTCTTACCAGCATTCTGCTTGTTTTCTAACGcttaaaatcaaacaaaatgtCATTATATTTTAGAGGGATAACAAAGGAGAATCGTTCATTAATGGGTGACACCTCAGTTCCCCACTTATTTGACAGACCAAAATCAGATCTTCACAACCATAAACTTCTTGGTCACAAGGTCTAAGTCATATAAACCATATTTAATTTGCTCACAATTTCCaatcattttctttctaatcTATCAATCTAAGCAAAAATTCTCTAAGAAAAACTGTTACATTCCATTAAACTTACCATCCACCTTGGTTACCATCCCAATTACCCAATTATCAACATTTATGATGTGTAAATATCATAGCATAGCACAGCATTTTGATGATAGGTGATTGAATagcttaaaaatatttcttttgagTACTTCTTGAAGATAAGTTACAAGCTGAGGACTGGTAGGGGGAATTGATCAAGTTGATGATGAGGTGTGACtgaaagggaagaaaaaagaagaagaagaagatctgATGTCAAGTCCTATTAGAAAGCACTGCAAGATGGTAAAGGAATTTACTTTCCCATGGAAGAGTACCTGACATGCCAATGTGCCTCCTACTCTGGAATAACCTTTTTTGTTTTCCCATGGAATTTCTTTTTGGCCAAGATCTCAAAGATGGAGGACAAAATCAAGAGTACCAGGTATTGTATGTGAAAGTGTGGATCATTTATTACTTCATTGTTGTTTTGTGGGCTTGAATGGGGGTTGGCAGGTTCAAGATTTGGAGGCATAAGAACAGTGAAACTTGGAAGCTGTCTCATTATATCTCATCTGGAGGACTAACCAAACACTTGAAGACGTAGAGCATCAGCCTTGTTCTCCTGAGATCTCTTTTTGGTAGGATGTTGGTTTCATCAAGGTCAttataatccttttttttttttttgtttcttttcaccGTTTCTCTCTTGTACACTCCCCATATAATATATTACACTCATTTTATGCCTTATTATAAAAAGGTGCCAATGTCAAGTAACAAAAGAaacttggacttgaaaacagaaATTAAGAACAAGTTTTAATTATTCCTCAACATTCTATGATTGGAAAGAATTTTTATACGGTGAAACCAAAAAACCTTGAACACCTAACTGTTGTTCAAAAAACATTTGAATGGAAGTCAAAGAATTCAAAATAACAAGGGATTACAAATATCACCCCTGGACTTTGACAtaaatgtcaatttggtctttgGACTTTTGATTTGACCAATTAACCATCTATAAGCTTGTGACAAAATAAACCTTCTCTTAGCCTTTTTTGTTGAAGCTTAATAGATTTAATCACGTGATATGGGGGAGTTTAATGCTAATAAGGTTTGAAAGATCTTTCTGAAAGCATAAAGTAAGATACCTGGTTTGATAACCTTCTGATTTCCTGATTCAGAATTACACTGAAAAGATGCATATCCTCGTGGTTTCTCCTATTCATAAGTGATTATCATTTGTTGTTAAAATCATGTTAGGCAAAAACAAGGTCATGCACAGGAAACAACAGATTTCAAGTGAATCTGAAAGTTTGAAGACAAAATGGCCCACATGCATGAATGCACCTGTCCATAAACTTCAACTCAACCTCATCGGCAGCCCCAAATATACATTTGCGAAATAACCTGTAATATTAAAAACAACACAAGAAAGTACCAAGCAGGAAAACTTGTAagatcatttaaatgtcaaacaaacaaatattagaGCATAAATAACTAAGAACTTTATGATGATACTAAGGCTCTTATTTACCATTAGAGGAATCTAAATGGCAACGCATTTAACAAAGATTTAGTTTTTATATACATTTCATTACCCTATAATTTGGAGTAAGTTGCCAATACTTCTAATTTGAGCAATCAAGTCCTCAAATTTTTTCATCTATGCCAGCCAATCAAGCCCAATCAAAGACTAACCTTAATGATATGGAAGCAATTTAATGACTTCAATCTCAACAAGTACTTTTTACTcataaatattatatgaaaacaAATTTAACCCAATTTAAAACTGAACTGTGATTTCCAATGCTGGTGCACTTAAGTGTAAAGGCCTCCTAAAACctaacacaaaacaaaaaagtgcaCACGTGCCTAATTTAAGTAAAAGcgcacaattaaaaaaaatatatatatatatctatacatatgaattttaaaacaattattAATTAGACAATATGACAATCAAATGATCAAACTCCACCTATGTCTATAATTAGAGTTGTATATTTTGTTCATGGTCGGTCCCAAGCCTAGGAAAAAGAGAGTCGCGGTAGGTTAGCAGCCAACGTAAAATTTGGTCACTCTGTTATGAATGGAACCATTACAGATAATCGTTGTTGTTGAGAAAATCGAGTGATCAAAATATACCTAAAAGACAGAGACCATAAAACGCTAGAATGGTAAGTAGTGACTTCTATGCCTACTAGATATTTTAATGTCTTCTTCTAGAATATGTAATGAGGGATTGAGGGGGTGGGCTTATGTCCATTGCAACATGCCATAAAATTGGTCTTTGTAAACAAATCCAAGGTCCATATCAATAGCATTAAGATCtaacaattaacattaataagtaatttaattttttttaaatatgtttttccAAAGCCACTTACTTTAATTACAAAAAGTGCTTATGGTTTAGCGCTTTGCACTTAAAGTAAGCATTTACCAACATTGAATTCACTGTCAGTATGGAGAAGGATGGAGTGGGATCTTTAATGCTATCAAGTTGCATATTATCAACTAAAAATGCCTTTAGGAAAGCCATATGCATCAATTTTGTCAATTTCATTAACATCAATATTTAATTGGAGCTCATTGCAACAATTGAAGGGACTTGATTGCTTAAAGTGGGAGTACAAGGACTGAGCTCAAATTTACCCTAGACTATAGGGTGGTAAAATTTACATAAGCCAGAATTTATACCATCATAAttgtattattaaaaatagaaaacttgcATAGGCCCTACAGGAATAGCAAATTTCCTTTTCAAAGAATACACATTAAACCATAAAAGAATGAGCAAAACCAAAACATGGAAAGAAAAACATTAAACAAATAGGTGGATTTGGGTGTAGAGGTTTATGCAGCTCATATCTAAAAGATCAAAGCAGGATTTGGCAAAAAATACAATTTGAGcaactttaaccagagaataaTTCTTCTAACTTGAAATGTGCATGGTTATACATTGACATTGATCACTCAAGAATTCTGCTTTAGAACAAGCAGAAGAGAGAACCACCAGAAACCTTTTGTATAAATAACATTTTAGTGATACTCTTTTTTTAGAGCTACCTGTGAGCTTTTAAAAGGAATTGAAAACCTAACTAGGGGGTAGGGGAGAAGACACTCTACAATATGCGAGTTTCATATGTATGATTTGGCATTCTTATCATTTGTGTGCACATAGCATATAAAAATCAAGATGCTAAAGAATGTTATTTCCCATAGCATTTGCAAAATTCTGTGTGACaataattttcttgaatttttttcttaaatttttgtttggttgagtaGGTAACTCCTTATAATAAAATTACTCACCTATCTTTACCTAATGGCCAGTATAGATTGAATGGGAGGTATTATTAATTTGGATGAGTTGGCTCACAAATGGGGACAAAAAGCATCACCTATCATCCCATCGGGCAAGGCGACAAGCTAGATGTGCAATGAGCTCATGAGCAGTTCTTGGTATGTTAGTACCTCCAGCAGCAAGCAGTTCCTGAACAAGATACGGTATTgaattatgagaaaaaattcatttacatTAACTTTAAGCATAGATATTGAATTATAACTAACTCTTTTGACAAAATCATATGTGTCATGACCATTATCGAAGTTTTAATTCAGCAATAATCAAACCTGGACTTCTGCAATACCCAACACATTTATATTTGATGCTATCCCTTTGACATGCAAAGCTGTTACTAGAAATTTTTGTGCCTGCCATGACCGAAGAACAATGGGGATGTCATCCTCATCAACAAATGGGTCTCCTGACGACTGCCCCAGGAGCTCAAATAATAGTCCCCCAGCAACTCTAACAGGAACCTGTCAAGTGTCAACAATTAAgagatcattcagttgctgttACATTAAACCGGAGTAAAATGTAGACAGATTAGAATcctaaagatgaaaaaaatttaaatctataatccactaaataaaataaaataaaaacagcaaTTAAGAGTTTGACAATCACAACACACCACCTTATTCATTAGAAATGTCCTCTGCACATTTGGAATCTAGCTTAATATTTACTTATTTCAGCCAAGAGCCAAAACATTACTTATTCCTTTCCCTCCAAATCTTCCACATTAAACAGTGGGGAATCATGTCTGATTTGCTTGATAGATGTAGCCTTGATACTTCTTAGTTCTTTTTGTCTCTCTTGTTTTACCTTAGTACACGCCTGTGTGCTTTGGCCTTTTTTGTACATGCTTTTATTCAATGAAggtttattacttatcaaaaaaaaaagagccaaaaGGACTAGTTTCAAACAACCACATTAGAGAAGGGGATGGGTGGTGTCTTTGGGATGGGGTAGCCCTTCCCTAGTCCCTTTTATAAAAGGATCCATCTCCTCCAAATTTGTCTTTAGCCCATTTTTCAGCAAGGCAAGACTAGGGAATGAAGAAAGACAACTAGGCAGAGCCATCCAGAGAGCACAGTTTGGACATAGATTGCATTCACCAAGTAGTGTTTTCTataagtaatataatttattgagAAAAAGACTACATTATAGACATAGTAAATAGATGAGATAGCCTAAATAATTCCAAGCAAACGAGACTCTATAAACTCTAGAATGGAACTACTTTCACCAAGACAATACAGTAGACCACGCATGTGATGATCTAACGAAGGATGTCTTCTTCAATTTACCAATTCATTACACCAGAAATCAGCTTGTATATCTTGGTCTAGGTGTCAAAGTATGAGTTCTGATCTTGTCCTGTCCAAAACCTAACTCAATTCTCACTTCAGAAAGACAATATCCCATGGCAAGGTTTTACACATAGGGCTAGCTGCAGTGCCATTTGGTAGGGGGGCTGCCTTGGGGATTAGACCACGTGGTTAATATTTTATGGGGTAACCATGTCAGCTATTTGAACAATTCAATAGTTTTGCATTGGGAATGAGACTATTATTCAGATCTTCATCTATCTCATTTTCTTTGGGTGATAGACCTTCATGCTTCTCTCCATCCATTAATTGACCAATGTGGGTAATTCAATTTGCTCTAGTACAGTAATATCTTAACCAACAAATCGACATAATTTGTTACAAAACTGAAGAATTGCTGTTCCCCAAATTCTAGAAAGATCACTGACCCCACTTTAACTAGGAAGAGGAAGGATTCTAGCCCTC from Castanea sativa cultivar Marrone di Chiusa Pesio chromosome 6, ASM4071231v1 includes:
- the LOC142640908 gene encoding uncharacterized protein LOC142640908 isoform X1, whose protein sequence is MKGSMSGVDPASVSNVMKKQENHKNPFSRDVMLGSELWTDGLICAFEFIRGHRKTRSVQDMAKMQVSSSELNSRLPPKGNGENFCKSAAQLDSGIGDSDMVDDHTDSKDYQSGCYRRKEEFPRSYWIPIGWARISELVQKVQVDGGWALQPFNFSDDEDDVTVADVATPYWERPVGRTWWCHVDAGHPNISAWLSNAQWLHPAISIALRDESKLISERMKHLLYEVPVRVAGGLLFELLGQSSGDPFVDEDDIPIVLRSWQAQKFLVTALHVKGIASNINVLGIAEVQELLAAGGTNIPRTAHELIAHLACRLARWDDRLFRKCIFGAADEVELKFMDRRNHEDMHLFSVILNQEIRRLSNQVIRVKWSLHAREEIVFELLVHLRGNTTRGLLEGMRKSTREMIEEQEAVRGRLFTIQDVMQSTVRAWLQDRSLTVTHNLGVFGGCGLVLSIITGLFGINVDGMPGADGSPYAFLIFSGILFLLGIVLIAIGLLYLGLKSPIIQEDVEMRKLELQELVRLFKREAESHAQLRKTAARSNMSPTAADRLPDGANYVLISKSQESKSFYLFSLCSVKVEPFRISFSVTGCYI
- the LOC142640908 gene encoding uncharacterized protein LOC142640908 isoform X2, translated to MKGSMSGVDPASVSNVMKKQENHKNPFSRDVMLGSELWTDGLICAFEFIRGHRKTRSVQDMAKMQVSSSELNSRLPPKGNGENFCKSAAQLDSGIGDSDMVDDHTDSKDYQSGCYRRKEEFPRSYWIPIGWARISELVQKVQVDGGWALQPFNFSDDEDDVTVADVATPYWERPVGRTWWCHVDAGHPNISAWLSNAQWLHPAISIALRDESKLISERMKHLLYEVPVRVAGGLLFELLGQSSGDPFVDEDDIPIVLRSWQAQKFLVTALHVKGIASNINVLGIAEVQELLAAGGTNIPRTAHELIAHLACRLARWDDRLFRKCIFGAADEVELKFMDRRNHEDMHLFSVILNQEIRRLSNQVIRVKWSLHAREEIVFELLVHLRGNTTRGLLEGMRKSTREMIEEQEAVRGRLFTIQDVMQSTVRAWLQDRSLTVTHNLGVFGGCGLVLSIITGLFGINVDGMPGADGSPYAFLIFSGILFLLGIVLIAIGLLYLGLKSPIIQEDVEMRKLELQELVRLFKREAESHAQLRKTAARSNMSPTAADRLPDGANYVLISKSQESKGSRITQI